One part of the Deltaproteobacteria bacterium genome encodes these proteins:
- a CDS encoding SDR family oxidoreductase, whose translation MSAAEQSLEGRVAIVTGASRGVGRACALALARAGCKVVLAAKTVKPRARLPGTIHTVAEEIGAAVPGAETLAVRCDVREEQEIVAMIDAALERFGRLDILVNNAGAAWWFPVESTPARRFDLVMDVNFRAAHVATAHALPHLRKNGWGHVVNMSPPVHKAEVVGGKCAYMVSKFGMTYLGIALKEELGDQPIAVNALWPVTLVESLATANLGLGEPKDWRKADILADALLAILRQDPTTLGSGHAFLDEEVLREYAGVTDLEGYACVPGSTPMVIPW comes from the coding sequence ATGAGCGCAGCAGAGCAGAGCCTCGAGGGGCGGGTCGCCATCGTCACCGGAGCCAGCCGGGGGGTCGGCCGGGCCTGCGCCCTGGCCCTCGCCCGGGCGGGCTGCAAGGTGGTCCTGGCGGCCAAGACCGTGAAGCCCCGGGCGCGGCTGCCCGGAACCATCCACACGGTGGCCGAGGAGATCGGCGCGGCGGTGCCGGGCGCCGAGACCCTGGCGGTGCGCTGCGACGTCCGGGAGGAGCAGGAGATCGTGGCGATGATCGACGCGGCCCTCGAGCGCTTCGGCCGCCTCGACATCCTGGTGAACAACGCGGGCGCGGCCTGGTGGTTCCCGGTGGAGAGCACCCCCGCCCGGCGCTTCGATCTCGTGATGGACGTGAACTTCCGCGCCGCGCACGTCGCCACGGCCCACGCCCTGCCCCACCTGAGGAAGAACGGCTGGGGCCACGTCGTGAACATGTCCCCTCCCGTGCACAAGGCCGAGGTCGTCGGGGGCAAGTGCGCCTACATGGTCAGCAAGTTCGGGATGACCTACCTCGGCATCGCGCTGAAGGAGGAGCTGGGCGATCAGCCCATCGCGGTGAACGCGCTGTGGCCGGTGACCCTGGTCGAGTCCCTGGCCACCGCCAACCTGGGCCTGGGGGAGCCGAAGGACTGGCGCAAGGCCGACATCCTCGCCGACGCCCTCCTCGCCATCCTGCGGCAGGACCCCACCACCCTGGGCTCGGGCCACGCCTTCCTCGACGAGGAGGTCCTGCGCGAGTACGCGGGCGTCACCGACCTCGAGGGCTACGCCTGCGTCCCGGGCAGCACCCCGATGGTGATCCCCTGGTAG
- a CDS encoding helicase-associated domain-containing protein, translating into MIAGWSDGALRSRGVESPAAHIGKLPPARRRRLAERVGSAHTDATSLSEALSRPESARALLPLLGPAALRAASLFVEALEPIPTDVVLAEAERRGQADDLALGLEALESEGLLLRTSWSGGAEVMMLTPPLSRTLHPYLWMLEHCRPPSSLAVTSPARRASVRLQSLRELTLALAATAVDAPRIPKEGGVHGADVARIAEERFPAGTDAKQLAAQVAQLLAMGLIAGQGGRARVLWPRVDAFFELSAGARLPLLLATDLEPAEAETFEAVPGLAERREVRTLLAAALARLPAGTWVRGDALEAAVRLRLPATDAATPYREGAATLERTAAIVRQELATIADCLEGFGREGQSPTHWRLPRGEEGEPDALWIVQPTHEIFVPPEVPPVALASLSALATLQRADVMATFRVEPGSIARAHEAGLDADEILDRIALGAEHDPPDTLAVQIEDWLTRAEREGVDEERESSRQREVPAHLQRLPPAIPEEPALAYPPKVQALRDQLLARLRPEDEA; encoded by the coding sequence ATGATCGCGGGCTGGTCCGACGGCGCCCTCCGCTCGCGGGGAGTCGAGTCTCCCGCCGCACACATCGGCAAGCTCCCGCCCGCCCGCCGCCGCCGCCTGGCCGAGCGGGTGGGCTCGGCCCACACCGACGCGACGAGCCTCTCCGAGGCGCTCTCCCGGCCCGAGTCCGCCCGCGCCCTCCTGCCCCTGCTGGGGCCGGCGGCGCTGCGCGCGGCCTCCCTCTTCGTGGAGGCCCTCGAGCCGATCCCGACGGACGTGGTGCTGGCCGAGGCCGAGCGCCGGGGCCAGGCCGACGACCTCGCCTTGGGGCTCGAGGCGCTGGAGAGCGAGGGGCTGCTCCTGCGCACCTCCTGGTCGGGGGGCGCGGAGGTGATGATGCTCACCCCGCCCCTCTCCCGCACCCTCCATCCCTACCTCTGGATGCTCGAGCACTGCCGCCCGCCGAGCAGCCTCGCGGTGACCTCGCCGGCCCGCCGCGCCTCGGTGCGGCTCCAGAGCCTGCGCGAGCTGACCCTCGCCCTGGCGGCCACCGCGGTGGACGCGCCCCGCATCCCCAAGGAGGGCGGGGTCCACGGCGCCGACGTGGCGCGCATCGCCGAGGAGCGCTTCCCGGCGGGCACCGACGCGAAGCAGCTCGCCGCGCAGGTGGCGCAGCTCCTGGCGATGGGGCTGATCGCCGGGCAGGGCGGACGGGCCCGCGTGCTCTGGCCGCGGGTCGACGCCTTCTTCGAGCTCTCCGCCGGCGCCCGCCTCCCCCTCCTCCTCGCGACCGATCTCGAGCCCGCGGAGGCCGAGACCTTCGAGGCGGTCCCCGGCCTGGCCGAGCGGCGGGAGGTGCGGACCCTGCTGGCGGCCGCCCTGGCGCGCCTGCCCGCCGGCACCTGGGTGCGGGGCGACGCCCTGGAGGCCGCCGTCCGCCTGCGCCTCCCCGCCACCGACGCCGCCACCCCCTACCGGGAGGGCGCCGCGACCCTCGAGCGCACCGCCGCGATCGTGCGGCAGGAGCTCGCCACGATCGCCGACTGCCTGGAGGGCTTCGGCAGGGAGGGGCAGAGCCCCACCCACTGGCGCCTGCCCCGGGGGGAGGAGGGCGAGCCCGACGCCCTCTGGATCGTGCAGCCCACCCACGAGATCTTCGTCCCGCCCGAGGTGCCCCCGGTGGCGCTCGCCTCGCTCTCGGCCCTGGCCACCCTGCAGCGCGCCGACGTGATGGCGACCTTCCGGGTCGAGCCGGGCTCCATCGCCCGGGCCCACGAGGCCGGCCTCGACGCCGACGAGATCCTCGATCGCATCGCCCTGGGCGCCGAGCACGATCCGCCGGACACGCTGGCGGTGCAGATCGAGGACTGGCTCACCCGCGCCGAGCGCGAGGGGGTCGACGAGGAGCGGGAGAGCTCGCGGCAGCGGGAGGTGCCGGCGCACCTGCAGCGCCTGCCGCCGGCGATCCCCGAGGAGCCGGCGCTGGCCTACCCGCCGAAGGTCCAGGCGCTGCGCGATCAGCTCCTCGCGCGGCTGCGGCCCGAAGACGAAGCTTGA